The following DNA comes from Anopheles arabiensis isolate DONGOLA chromosome 3, AaraD3, whole genome shotgun sequence.
CAGCCTGGCTGGACTGGGCTGCGGGGTATTGGTCGCTTGTAAATTAAGCAGTTTCGTGTGCTCCAGTATGGAAAGTGGTTAATTTTTCAATAAGAAACAATCAATCGATACTGGTTTTTGCCGATCGAGCCGTGCCTAAATGTCATCGGGCCACAACCAATCCGGGccattaaaattgatttcttttttacaaagagcttactggtgtgtaaaatataattaaaataataaataaatgcaataGACAAACTAGCTGTAAGAAGCTGTCTGCTTGTTGCCCCTGAACATGGATGAAATTATagtgaaaaataacacaatacgctaaaaaaatggacaacaTAGTGCACTTAAATTGTTGTAAATGCGTGTAGCATCTCGTTtggatttaaataataaaaaggaaatgaaCTAAAATACAATGAACGACTGCGCCTCCTACATGGAAGCGCACGCATTATTTTTACTACATCTCGGTGTGTTTACCACCACATCATCACCACACCTCACACACCCCGTGTGTCCAACAGAATCCAAATCCGTGCGCTCCCCCCCATTGCCACTGCTGTGGCGGTGCACCCGTGAAAGCCGACCATTTTCATTTGCTGTTAATAATATTTATAGTCAGCCCCAGCAACGCGCGGGATAaatttagcacccaactcatCGTTCGTCTCGCTGCCGTGGACCTCTCTCTCGTgtggaccaccaccacccctgaTAGGGTGTCTTGTGGTCTCCCACACAGAAACAAGGTACCAGAGAGTGGGGGGCGTTTGCCATTGCAAGCATAATGTTGCCCTTTGCAACGCATCTCAACACACTTACATGATCATCCTTGCCGGATCCTTTGATGGGCgagtgctgctgatggtgggtGGAAGAATACTTTTGGCTGCTGGCACCACCGCCAAGcattcctcctcctcctccgctaCTGCTGCTAACGGATGGTGCGCCGCTGGAAGAGGTCGTTTCGCTGCCGCGGCCCTTCTCCGACCGCTCACTggtgccaccaccgccgccactgtgatgatgatggtgatgatgggaCGGGGAGGTGGATCGTTCCGACGTGATCGAGCCGCTGGTAGCCGTCACTCCACCACTGCCAGCTGCCGACGAGCCGGACGAATAGTTCGAGCCGGCCGAGCTGGCGACCGCTTTCGACGATCGTCCCCCCGTgccggacgacgacgacgactccTGTAGCGGTGGCGTAAACTCGCGCTTAATCGTCGTCCGGGAGCTGCTGGTCACCTCCTCGGCGTGATGGTGGTTCGCGGAAGCGCCGGCGGGTGTCGTGGAAGCCGCCTGTGCTTgggcggtgctgctgctgctgctggtagtggACGATGGCACAGCGCCGACCGTCGCACCGTTGCTCACCACAGCCGGAGCGGCTGGGACTGCCGGGGCCGGCGCACACTTCAGATACTCCTCGCTCTTGATCACCCGGAACAGCCGATCCAGGAACGGTTGCGTTTCCTCCGACAGGAACACGTCCAGCTGCTCCTTCATCGACACGATCAGATCCTTCTCCGGCTTGTCCTTCTTCAGCAGCGCCAGCACGTACCGGGCGAGGGCGGCCGGGTCCGCATCGCACAGCGGTTCCAGCACCGCCGTCAGCCATACCTTCAGCGCTTCCGTGTTGTTGATGAACATGACTgcgcgtctgtgtgtgagtgttggtTTGAAGCGTGCCTGCTaatgcgtgtatgtgtgtgtgtttttctcgctctccttTTTGCACTTTTGCGCCTACTTTTGCCTGCTGTATACACCAGATGGAAAACACACTTCCACCTTCTTCCTCCgcttgctttgctgctgctgctgctgctgggctgcTGCAACTTCACTTTGGACGAAATAGCCCGAAACCAACCCACACCTCACACACGGGTGGCGTACGGAATTCTGGCCGCTTGCGTGACCACGCGTTCACTAAACCTGCACACCCCCTTTTTCGCCTCTATCTTGccaactcacacacgcacaaatgaCGACGATGGTTGTCGTCCACGCTACGTTTCAGGCGATTGTGTAATAATGGTTGTCccgcgtgctgctgctaccacaCGACggatcgcgcgcgcacacacactgtacacACCTCTACGGGGCAGGCAGACACTGTAAGTTCGGTCCGCTGTCTCTTGCCGCGCACCACCACACCGTGCGCTCTCTCCTTTCTCTACACCTTTCCGATGTGCACGTCCGCACGCACTCACGCACTGttcgagagtgtgtgtgtgtgctgtgagaTCGATGGTGAAAAGTCGGGACAAGAAAATCGGGTTTCACTCGCACGAATCCGCCATGACAGGGGAAATCCTGTACCCTGAACCCCCTCCTGCTACGTGAGGTTGCTGCCACTGCCGTATGTGTCGCTGTTTGtccgcgtgtatgtgtgcgtgtgtccgtGTCAGATAACGAACTGATGTGTGGCACCTTCAGGGCCTAGCGATTGGCAATCGTTCGTGATTTCGTGCGTTCCCACTAATCACTAAACGCACTCTGTGCGCTCGTTCTTCACGCACTTTTCTCCTCGCACCGATCGACTACTTGAAGAACACGGATTTTCAGCTGGTCTCTTTACGCTTGGTTCGAGCTCTATTTTGGGAGCCTTTGCCTTTCTGCGCTGTTCCAGAAAAAACTCTCTGACGCTAGGAAAACTGGGAACAGACAGCGGTGCGCCTGTTGGCTGTACCTCAGGTGCTGTAAACACACGGACCAAGCGCGCTGTTTCGAACACAAGGTTGCTAGAGTGAGATGTTTTTGCATTCGTGAcctttgtgtgttgttatttttccgttaatttggtttatttttattgaaatcaccaaagaaaaataaaatgagatAAACTACATTCTTTTCTTCGTCATTTAAGTGTGTGAATATCAATTTATTGTAAAATTATGGAAATTTTCTTACCACACCTTAGCATGGTACCCCCACTAGGCACTCGCACAGCTTTTGACGTTTCTGCCACCACATTCGAACTTGCtcgagttgttgttttttgtgtttttctttctaccAAATCTGACAGCGCCGCGGAACGAAAAAGGTTCGTGCGGAGAAAATCCTCACGACGATTACGGTTTATTTTGGTTTGCATCTCGCCATCCGTTCATTTCGCGTAATCCCGCGGAAATCCACACCGGAAAGACAATGGCCTCCTCCGACACCGGTGGCGTCAAGCCGATGTCCATCACGGGCCGGATGGTCCGTGAGCGGGAGCGGCTGCTGGGCATGAGCCCCGAGGAGCGAGCCTGGCGGGCCCAGTGGCTGAAGGATCAGCACCTTTCGCCGAACGAACCGAAGTACGTGCCGGAGTACTGGAAGGAGCGGTACAACCCGATCCGCCGGGCATACCGTGCCCCGCTCAACATGGTCCAGAACGTACTGACGCCCGTTATTGTAGGTTTTTTGCGCGACCATAGTAGTCCAGCCGGACGTTGTTATGTAATGATTATTCTCAAccctgtgtttttttctcattccTTTTCCCGCAGGGTCTCGAGTGGGCACATGCGGTCCGTTTCTGGACGGGCAAGGTAGCAATCACCGCGTTTGCCATTCTGTCCACTGCCTACTACTTTAAGTACAACCAGAATGTAAGTATGGCGATGGAGGCTGGTGGTTTCAACGCGTCacgctttgtttacattaatcgTATGACTTCCAAGTATTGGAAACCGTTGAAATTGTGGTTTGAACATGTTTTCCCTTTCTCATTCGCTCGCAGGACTGGACTCGTAAGGGAGGCTGGCGTGTGATTC
Coding sequences within:
- the LOC120901452 gene encoding uncharacterized protein LOC120901452, with amino-acid sequence MASSDTGGVKPMSITGRMVRERERLLGMSPEERAWRAQWLKDQHLSPNEPKYVPEYWKERYNPIRRAYRAPLNMVQNVLTPVIGLEWAHAVRFWTGKVAITAFAILSTAYYFKYNQNDWTRKGGWRVIHSREAVVPGDAGYPNFPKRDTPADYAARGFKQSPI